In one Motacilla alba alba isolate MOTALB_02 chromosome 7, Motacilla_alba_V1.0_pri, whole genome shotgun sequence genomic region, the following are encoded:
- the SLC23A3 gene encoding solute carrier family 23 member 3 isoform X2: MNGGRGRAPGAGSPMLPSCCSQKMCSWMMSCCLALQEPPHAQTTSKLLARSLFVCGISTVLQTTLGSRLPLVQIPSFEYLVPAMVLSSHLCPGASTDRNGTAMASTCLVPHYRDTGSWADSLQEVSGAVLISGLIQVVLGVSGVCGWAARHCGPMVLAPSLSIIGLSAYKEAAFFCSTNWGVALLLMLLAVTFSQHLRSCHLPFCTWPHAWESSTEYSVPTLRTFSILLPFAGVCIVCAILSYFHIPWESLDVTMAQLSWANSTSSAPWICIPYAGAGRWPRLTPRALAVGVAMAIGCSMNSVGCYVLCGRLLRVPRPPPHACNRGLCMEGLGSLLAGLLGAAGGTASSIANTCATGFTQAGSRRSVQVSALLCMVLGLSPRLAGLLTRIPLAVHGGVLCVTYAVAVGTGISYFQYTDIDSGRNIFIVGFAMFMALLVPRWFGTALAPLATGWVPLDLLFLSLLMVPVFLTGFLSFFLENTVSGTLEERGLLSEQPWKARAGDCHLHGERGEASQAHKLPTGLRRLLPSSCKAFPCCFLCPRSEEEEEGSCATEDGTAGPGEGTHLLPKPSSGELQPAVRPSQTDTSAWHTVA; encoded by the exons atgaATGGGGGTCGTGGCAGagcacctggagctgggagccccatgctcccatcctgctgctcccagaagATGTGCTCCTGGATGATGAGCTGCTGCTTAGCCCTTCAG GAGCCACCTCATGCCCAGACCACCAGCAAGCTGCTGGCACGAAGCCTCTTTGTCTGCGGCATCTCCACAGTGCTGCAGACCACCCTGGGGAGCCG ATTGCCGCTGGTTCAAATCCCATCCTTTGAGTACTTGGTCCCTGCCATGGTGCTGAGTTCCCACCTGTGCCCTGGtgccagcacagacaggaatg GCACAGCCATGGCCAGTACATGCCTTGTACCTCATTACAGAGacacagggagctgggctgacTCGCTGCAAGAG GTCTCTGGAGCAGTGCTGATCTCTGGGCTGATTCAGGTGGTGCTGGGAGTGTCTGGCGTGTGTGGGTGGGCAGCGCGGCACTGCGGGCCCATGGTCCTGGCTCCCAGCCTCTCCATCATCGGGCTGTCTGCATACAAGGAAGCTGCTTTCTTCTGCTCCACTAACTGGGGAGTAGCACTGCT GCTCATGCTCCTCGCTGTCACCTTCTCCCAACACCTGCGGTCCTGCCACCTGCCCTTCTGTACCTGGCCCCATGCTTGGGAGAGCTCCACAGAGTATTCAGTTCCCACCCTGCGCACATTCTCG ATACTGCTCCCATTTGCTGGTGTCTGCATTGTCTGTGCCATCCTCAGCTACTTCCACATTCCCTGGGAATCACTGGATGTGACCATGGCACAGCTGTCCTGGGCCAACAGCACCTCCAGTGCCCCTTGGATCTGCATCCCCTATGCAG GAGCGGGGAGATGGCCGCGGCTCACCCCCCGGGCGCTGGCAGTGGGCGTCGCCATGGCCATCGGCTGTAGCATGAACTCGGTGGGCTGCTATGTGCTGTGTGGGAGGCTGCTGCGAGTTCCCCGGCCACCTCCTCACGCCTGTAACCGGGGGCTCTGCATGGAAGGGTTGGGCAGCCTCCTGGCAGGACTGCTGGGCGCTGCAGGGGGCACAGCCtccagcattgcaaacacctGTGCCACTGGCTTCACGCAG gctggctcTCGCCGCTCAGTGCAAGTAAGCGCCCTGCTGTGCATGGTGCTGGGCCTGTCCCCgaggctggcagggctcctCACCCGCATCCCACTGGCAGTTCACG GAGGGGTGCTTTGTGTAACCTACGCCGTGGCTGTGGGCACGGGGATCTCCTACTTCCAGTACACAGACATTGACTCGGGGAGGAACATCTTCATTGTTGGCTTTGCCATGTTCATGGCACTGCTGGTACCGCGCTGGTTTGGCACGGCTCTGGCTCCCCTGGCCACAG gctgggtgCCACTggacctcctcttcctctccctgcttaTGGTCCCTGTCTTCTTAACTGGCTTCTTGTCATTTTTTCTGGAGAACACGGTCTCAG GAACACTGGAGGAACGAGGGCTGCTATCTGAGCAGCCATGGAAAGCCAGAGCTGGAGACTGTCACCTCCatggagagagaggggaagCCAGCCAAGCACATAAGCTCCCCACTGGGCTAAggaggctgctgccatcttCCTGCAAAGCCTTTCCATGCTGCTTCCTCTGCCCAAggagtgaggaagaggaggagggcagctgtgccactgaggatggcactgctggccctggggaagggacacacctgctccccaaacccagctctggggagctgcagccagcagtaAGGCCAAGCCAGACAGACACGTCTGCATGGCACACTGTGGCCTGA
- the SLC23A3 gene encoding solute carrier family 23 member 3 isoform X4, whose amino-acid sequence MNGGRGRAPGAGSPMLPSCCSQKMCSWMMSCCLALQHLAVQTSLLCIFHLLLLPTLPQEPPHAQTTSKLLARSLFVCGISTVLQTTLGSRLPLVQIPSFEYLVPAMVLSSHLCPGASTDRNGTAMASTCLVPHYRDTGSWADSLQEVSGAVLISGLIQVVLGVSGVCGWAARHCGPMVLAPSLSIIGLSAYKEAAFFCSTNWGVALLLMLLAVTFSQHLRSCHLPFCTWPHAWESSTEYSVPTLRTFSILLPFAGVCIVCAILSYFHIPWESLDVTMAQLSWANSTSSAPWICIPYAGAGRWPRLTPRALAVGVAMAIGCSMNSAGSRRSVQVSALLCMVLGLSPRLAGLLTRIPLAVHGGVLCVTYAVAVGTGISYFQYTDIDSGRNIFIVGFAMFMALLVPRWFGTALAPLATGWVPLDLLFLSLLMVPVFLTGFLSFFLENTVSGTLEERGLLSEQPWKARAGDCHLHGERGEASQAHKLPTGLRRLLPSSCKAFPCCFLCPRSEEEEEGSCATEDGTAGPGEGTHLLPKPSSGELQPAVRPSQTDTSAWHTVA is encoded by the exons atgaATGGGGGTCGTGGCAGagcacctggagctgggagccccatgctcccatcctgctgctcccagaagATGTGCTCCTGGATGATGAGCTGCTGCTTAGCCCTTCAG cacctgGCTGTGCAGACCTCCTTGCTCTGCAtcttccacctcctcctgctgcccactctGCCCCAGGAGCCACCTCATGCCCAGACCACCAGCAAGCTGCTGGCACGAAGCCTCTTTGTCTGCGGCATCTCCACAGTGCTGCAGACCACCCTGGGGAGCCG ATTGCCGCTGGTTCAAATCCCATCCTTTGAGTACTTGGTCCCTGCCATGGTGCTGAGTTCCCACCTGTGCCCTGGtgccagcacagacaggaatg GCACAGCCATGGCCAGTACATGCCTTGTACCTCATTACAGAGacacagggagctgggctgacTCGCTGCAAGAG GTCTCTGGAGCAGTGCTGATCTCTGGGCTGATTCAGGTGGTGCTGGGAGTGTCTGGCGTGTGTGGGTGGGCAGCGCGGCACTGCGGGCCCATGGTCCTGGCTCCCAGCCTCTCCATCATCGGGCTGTCTGCATACAAGGAAGCTGCTTTCTTCTGCTCCACTAACTGGGGAGTAGCACTGCT GCTCATGCTCCTCGCTGTCACCTTCTCCCAACACCTGCGGTCCTGCCACCTGCCCTTCTGTACCTGGCCCCATGCTTGGGAGAGCTCCACAGAGTATTCAGTTCCCACCCTGCGCACATTCTCG ATACTGCTCCCATTTGCTGGTGTCTGCATTGTCTGTGCCATCCTCAGCTACTTCCACATTCCCTGGGAATCACTGGATGTGACCATGGCACAGCTGTCCTGGGCCAACAGCACCTCCAGTGCCCCTTGGATCTGCATCCCCTATGCAG GAGCGGGGAGATGGCCGCGGCTCACCCCCCGGGCGCTGGCAGTGGGCGTCGCCATGGCCATCGGCTGTAGCATGAACTCG gctggctcTCGCCGCTCAGTGCAAGTAAGCGCCCTGCTGTGCATGGTGCTGGGCCTGTCCCCgaggctggcagggctcctCACCCGCATCCCACTGGCAGTTCACG GAGGGGTGCTTTGTGTAACCTACGCCGTGGCTGTGGGCACGGGGATCTCCTACTTCCAGTACACAGACATTGACTCGGGGAGGAACATCTTCATTGTTGGCTTTGCCATGTTCATGGCACTGCTGGTACCGCGCTGGTTTGGCACGGCTCTGGCTCCCCTGGCCACAG gctgggtgCCACTggacctcctcttcctctccctgcttaTGGTCCCTGTCTTCTTAACTGGCTTCTTGTCATTTTTTCTGGAGAACACGGTCTCAG GAACACTGGAGGAACGAGGGCTGCTATCTGAGCAGCCATGGAAAGCCAGAGCTGGAGACTGTCACCTCCatggagagagaggggaagCCAGCCAAGCACATAAGCTCCCCACTGGGCTAAggaggctgctgccatcttCCTGCAAAGCCTTTCCATGCTGCTTCCTCTGCCCAAggagtgaggaagaggaggagggcagctgtgccactgaggatggcactgctggccctggggaagggacacacctgctccccaaacccagctctggggagctgcagccagcagtaAGGCCAAGCCAGACAGACACGTCTGCATGGCACACTGTGGCCTGA
- the SLC23A3 gene encoding solute carrier family 23 member 3 isoform X1: MNGGRGRAPGAGSPMLPSCCSQKMCSWMMSCCLALQHLAVQTSLLCIFHLLLLPTLPQEPPHAQTTSKLLARSLFVCGISTVLQTTLGSRLPLVQIPSFEYLVPAMVLSSHLCPGASTDRNGTAMASTCLVPHYRDTGSWADSLQEVSGAVLISGLIQVVLGVSGVCGWAARHCGPMVLAPSLSIIGLSAYKEAAFFCSTNWGVALLLMLLAVTFSQHLRSCHLPFCTWPHAWESSTEYSVPTLRTFSILLPFAGVCIVCAILSYFHIPWESLDVTMAQLSWANSTSSAPWICIPYAGAGRWPRLTPRALAVGVAMAIGCSMNSVGCYVLCGRLLRVPRPPPHACNRGLCMEGLGSLLAGLLGAAGGTASSIANTCATGFTQAGSRRSVQVSALLCMVLGLSPRLAGLLTRIPLAVHGGVLCVTYAVAVGTGISYFQYTDIDSGRNIFIVGFAMFMALLVPRWFGTALAPLATGWVPLDLLFLSLLMVPVFLTGFLSFFLENTVSGTLEERGLLSEQPWKARAGDCHLHGERGEASQAHKLPTGLRRLLPSSCKAFPCCFLCPRSEEEEEGSCATEDGTAGPGEGTHLLPKPSSGELQPAVRPSQTDTSAWHTVA, from the exons atgaATGGGGGTCGTGGCAGagcacctggagctgggagccccatgctcccatcctgctgctcccagaagATGTGCTCCTGGATGATGAGCTGCTGCTTAGCCCTTCAG cacctgGCTGTGCAGACCTCCTTGCTCTGCAtcttccacctcctcctgctgcccactctGCCCCAGGAGCCACCTCATGCCCAGACCACCAGCAAGCTGCTGGCACGAAGCCTCTTTGTCTGCGGCATCTCCACAGTGCTGCAGACCACCCTGGGGAGCCG ATTGCCGCTGGTTCAAATCCCATCCTTTGAGTACTTGGTCCCTGCCATGGTGCTGAGTTCCCACCTGTGCCCTGGtgccagcacagacaggaatg GCACAGCCATGGCCAGTACATGCCTTGTACCTCATTACAGAGacacagggagctgggctgacTCGCTGCAAGAG GTCTCTGGAGCAGTGCTGATCTCTGGGCTGATTCAGGTGGTGCTGGGAGTGTCTGGCGTGTGTGGGTGGGCAGCGCGGCACTGCGGGCCCATGGTCCTGGCTCCCAGCCTCTCCATCATCGGGCTGTCTGCATACAAGGAAGCTGCTTTCTTCTGCTCCACTAACTGGGGAGTAGCACTGCT GCTCATGCTCCTCGCTGTCACCTTCTCCCAACACCTGCGGTCCTGCCACCTGCCCTTCTGTACCTGGCCCCATGCTTGGGAGAGCTCCACAGAGTATTCAGTTCCCACCCTGCGCACATTCTCG ATACTGCTCCCATTTGCTGGTGTCTGCATTGTCTGTGCCATCCTCAGCTACTTCCACATTCCCTGGGAATCACTGGATGTGACCATGGCACAGCTGTCCTGGGCCAACAGCACCTCCAGTGCCCCTTGGATCTGCATCCCCTATGCAG GAGCGGGGAGATGGCCGCGGCTCACCCCCCGGGCGCTGGCAGTGGGCGTCGCCATGGCCATCGGCTGTAGCATGAACTCGGTGGGCTGCTATGTGCTGTGTGGGAGGCTGCTGCGAGTTCCCCGGCCACCTCCTCACGCCTGTAACCGGGGGCTCTGCATGGAAGGGTTGGGCAGCCTCCTGGCAGGACTGCTGGGCGCTGCAGGGGGCACAGCCtccagcattgcaaacacctGTGCCACTGGCTTCACGCAG gctggctcTCGCCGCTCAGTGCAAGTAAGCGCCCTGCTGTGCATGGTGCTGGGCCTGTCCCCgaggctggcagggctcctCACCCGCATCCCACTGGCAGTTCACG GAGGGGTGCTTTGTGTAACCTACGCCGTGGCTGTGGGCACGGGGATCTCCTACTTCCAGTACACAGACATTGACTCGGGGAGGAACATCTTCATTGTTGGCTTTGCCATGTTCATGGCACTGCTGGTACCGCGCTGGTTTGGCACGGCTCTGGCTCCCCTGGCCACAG gctgggtgCCACTggacctcctcttcctctccctgcttaTGGTCCCTGTCTTCTTAACTGGCTTCTTGTCATTTTTTCTGGAGAACACGGTCTCAG GAACACTGGAGGAACGAGGGCTGCTATCTGAGCAGCCATGGAAAGCCAGAGCTGGAGACTGTCACCTCCatggagagagaggggaagCCAGCCAAGCACATAAGCTCCCCACTGGGCTAAggaggctgctgccatcttCCTGCAAAGCCTTTCCATGCTGCTTCCTCTGCCCAAggagtgaggaagaggaggagggcagctgtgccactgaggatggcactgctggccctggggaagggacacacctgctccccaaacccagctctggggagctgcagccagcagtaAGGCCAAGCCAGACAGACACGTCTGCATGGCACACTGTGGCCTGA
- the SLC23A3 gene encoding solute carrier family 23 member 3 isoform X3, with translation MNGGRGRAPGAGSPMLPSCCSQKMCSWMMSCCLALQHLAVQTSLLCIFHLLLLPTLPQEPPHAQTTSKLLARSLFVCGISTVLQTTLGSRLPLVQIPSFEYLVPAMVLSSHLCPGASTDRNGTAMASTCLVPHYRDTGSWADSLQEVSGAVLISGLIQVVLGVSGVCGWAARHCGPMVLAPSLSIIGLSAYKEAAFFCSTNWGVALLLMLLAVTFSQHLRSCHLPFCTWPHAWESSTEYSVPTLRTFSILLPFAGVCIVCAILSYFHIPWESLDVTMAQLSWANSTSSAPWICIPYAGAGRWPRLTPRALAVGVAMAIGCSMNSVGCYVLCGRLLRVPRPPPHACNRGLCMEGLGSLLAGLLGAAGGTASSIANTCATGFTQAGSRRSVQVSALLCMVLGLSPRLAGLLTRIPLAVHGGVLCVTYAVAVGTGISYFQYTDIDSGRNIFIVGFAMFMALLVPRWFGTALAPLATGTLEERGLLSEQPWKARAGDCHLHGERGEASQAHKLPTGLRRLLPSSCKAFPCCFLCPRSEEEEEGSCATEDGTAGPGEGTHLLPKPSSGELQPAVRPSQTDTSAWHTVA, from the exons atgaATGGGGGTCGTGGCAGagcacctggagctgggagccccatgctcccatcctgctgctcccagaagATGTGCTCCTGGATGATGAGCTGCTGCTTAGCCCTTCAG cacctgGCTGTGCAGACCTCCTTGCTCTGCAtcttccacctcctcctgctgcccactctGCCCCAGGAGCCACCTCATGCCCAGACCACCAGCAAGCTGCTGGCACGAAGCCTCTTTGTCTGCGGCATCTCCACAGTGCTGCAGACCACCCTGGGGAGCCG ATTGCCGCTGGTTCAAATCCCATCCTTTGAGTACTTGGTCCCTGCCATGGTGCTGAGTTCCCACCTGTGCCCTGGtgccagcacagacaggaatg GCACAGCCATGGCCAGTACATGCCTTGTACCTCATTACAGAGacacagggagctgggctgacTCGCTGCAAGAG GTCTCTGGAGCAGTGCTGATCTCTGGGCTGATTCAGGTGGTGCTGGGAGTGTCTGGCGTGTGTGGGTGGGCAGCGCGGCACTGCGGGCCCATGGTCCTGGCTCCCAGCCTCTCCATCATCGGGCTGTCTGCATACAAGGAAGCTGCTTTCTTCTGCTCCACTAACTGGGGAGTAGCACTGCT GCTCATGCTCCTCGCTGTCACCTTCTCCCAACACCTGCGGTCCTGCCACCTGCCCTTCTGTACCTGGCCCCATGCTTGGGAGAGCTCCACAGAGTATTCAGTTCCCACCCTGCGCACATTCTCG ATACTGCTCCCATTTGCTGGTGTCTGCATTGTCTGTGCCATCCTCAGCTACTTCCACATTCCCTGGGAATCACTGGATGTGACCATGGCACAGCTGTCCTGGGCCAACAGCACCTCCAGTGCCCCTTGGATCTGCATCCCCTATGCAG GAGCGGGGAGATGGCCGCGGCTCACCCCCCGGGCGCTGGCAGTGGGCGTCGCCATGGCCATCGGCTGTAGCATGAACTCGGTGGGCTGCTATGTGCTGTGTGGGAGGCTGCTGCGAGTTCCCCGGCCACCTCCTCACGCCTGTAACCGGGGGCTCTGCATGGAAGGGTTGGGCAGCCTCCTGGCAGGACTGCTGGGCGCTGCAGGGGGCACAGCCtccagcattgcaaacacctGTGCCACTGGCTTCACGCAG gctggctcTCGCCGCTCAGTGCAAGTAAGCGCCCTGCTGTGCATGGTGCTGGGCCTGTCCCCgaggctggcagggctcctCACCCGCATCCCACTGGCAGTTCACG GAGGGGTGCTTTGTGTAACCTACGCCGTGGCTGTGGGCACGGGGATCTCCTACTTCCAGTACACAGACATTGACTCGGGGAGGAACATCTTCATTGTTGGCTTTGCCATGTTCATGGCACTGCTGGTACCGCGCTGGTTTGGCACGGCTCTGGCTCCCCTGGCCACAG GAACACTGGAGGAACGAGGGCTGCTATCTGAGCAGCCATGGAAAGCCAGAGCTGGAGACTGTCACCTCCatggagagagaggggaagCCAGCCAAGCACATAAGCTCCCCACTGGGCTAAggaggctgctgccatcttCCTGCAAAGCCTTTCCATGCTGCTTCCTCTGCCCAAggagtgaggaagaggaggagggcagctgtgccactgaggatggcactgctggccctggggaagggacacacctgctccccaaacccagctctggggagctgcagccagcagtaAGGCCAAGCCAGACAGACACGTCTGCATGGCACACTGTGGCCTGA